A portion of the Haemorhous mexicanus isolate bHaeMex1 chromosome 3, bHaeMex1.pri, whole genome shotgun sequence genome contains these proteins:
- the CITED2 gene encoding cbp/p300-interacting transactivator 2, whose product MADHMMAMNHGRFPDGSGGLHHHPAHRMGMGQFPTPHHHHQQQQPPQQHAFSALMGDHIHYGAGSMNASSGVRHAMGPGSVSGGHPAGSMPPPARFSGSQFMAPPVASPGGQLSASMQLQKLNNQYFSHHPYPHSHYMPDLHPGSHQLNGGSQQHFRDCNPKHGGGGGSGLPPAVPHVPAAMLPPNVIDTDFIDEEVLMSLVIEMGLDRIKELPELWLGQNEFDFMTDFVCKQQPSRVSC is encoded by the coding sequence ATGGCAGACCACATGATGGCCATGAACCACGGGCGATTCCCCGACGGATCCGGCGGGCTCCACCACCACCCTGCGCATCGGATGGGCATGGGGCAGTTTCCCACCCCccatcaccaccaccagcagcagcagccgccgcaGCAGCACGCCTTCAGCGCCCTGATGGGCGACCATATACATTACGGAGCTGGGAGTATGAACGCGAGCAGCGGGGTGAGGCACGCCATGGGGCCGGGCAGCGTGAGCGGAGGGCACCCGGCCGGCAGCatgccgccccccgcccgcttCAGCGGCTCCCAGTTCATGGCCCCCCCCGTCGCCAGCCCGGGAGGACAGCTGAGCGCCAGCATGCAGCTCCAGAAGCTGAACAACCAGTACTTCAGCCACCACCCCTACCCCCACAGCCACTACATGCCGGACTTGCACCCCGGTAGCCACCAGCTGAACGGCGGCAGCCAGCAGCATTTCAGGGACTGCAACCCCAAgcacggcggcggcggcggcagcggcttGCCGCCCGCCGTCCCCCACGTCCCCGCGGCAATGCTGCCGCCCAATGTCATAGACACGGACTTCATCGACGAGGAGGTCCTCATGTCCTTAGTCATCGAAATGGGGCTGGATCGCATCAAGGAGCTTCCCGAGCTGTGGTTGGGACAGAACGAGTTTGACTTCATGACAGACTTCGTTTGCAaacagcagcccagcagggtgagctgctga